One Serinus canaria isolate serCan28SL12 chromosome Z, serCan2020, whole genome shotgun sequence DNA window includes the following coding sequences:
- the APC gene encoding adenomatous polyposis coli protein isoform X1 produces the protein MAAASYDQLLKQVEALKMENSNLRQELEDNSNHLTKLETEASTMKEVLKQLQGSIEDEAMASSGQIDLLERLKELNLESTSFAGVKLRTKMSVRSYGSREGSVSSRSGECSPVPMGSFPRRGFMNGSRESTGYLEELEKERSLLLAELEKEEKEKDWYYAQLQNLTKRIDSLPLTENFSLQTDMTRRQLEYEARQIRAAMEEQLGTCQDMEKRAQARVARIQQIEKDILRIRQLLQSQAAEAERAPQSKHEAGSHDIERQNEGQGAAEISVATSSTGQGSAARVDHETASVMSSSSNYSVPRRLTSHLGTKVTEDYKPQVEMVYSLLSMLGTHDKDDMSRTLLAMSSSQDSCIAMRQSGCLPLLIQLLHGNDKDSVLLGNSRGSKEARARASAALHNIIHSQPDDKRGRREIRVLHLLEQIRAYCETCWEWQEAHEQGMDQDKNPMPAPVDHQICPAVCVLMKLSFDEEHRHAMNELGGLQAIAELLQVDCEMYGLTNDHYSVTLRRYAGMALTNLTFGDVANKATLCSMKGCMRALVAQLKSESEDLQQVIASVLRNLSWRADVNSKKTLREVGSVKALMECALEVKKESTLKSVLSALWNLSAHCTGNKADICAVDGALAFLVGTLTYRSQTNTLAIIESGGGILRNVSSLIATNEDHRQILRENSCLQTLLQHLKSHSLTIVSNACGTLWNLSARNAKDQEALWDMGAVSMLKNLIHSKHKMIAMGSAAALRNLMANRPAKYKDANIMSPGSSLPSLHVRKQKALEAELDAQHLSETFDNIDNLSPKASHRNKQRHKQNIYSEYVLDASRHDDGVCRSESFNAGNMTVLSPYTVNTTVLPGSSSSSRGNAENSRSEKDRSVERDRTVGLNTYHQAAESTGNSSKRIGMQISTAAAQIAKVMEEVTSMHIPQEDRSSGSTSEIHCLTEERNAQRRSASAHTHSNTYFPKSENSNRTCPVPYTKMEYKRASNDSLNSVSSSDGYGKRGQMKPSIESYSEDDESKFCSYGQYPADLAHKIHSANHMDDNDGELDTPINYSLKYSDEQLNSGRQSPSQNERWARPKHIIEDEMKQNEQRQSRNQNAAYPVYTESGEDKHLKYQTPFGQQECVSSFRSRGSSGSDQNRVGPTLGMNQKVNQSLCQVDDYDDDKPTNYSERYSEEEQHEEEDRPTNYSIKYNEEEHHVDQPIDYSLKYSTEVPAPSQKPSFTFPKTTSVQLNKPDHIPSSSGSTSTPSTGSKRQNQLHPSSAQSRSGHAQKNASCKAPSINQETIQTYCVEDTPICFSRCSSLSSLSSAEDEIGRDQSTRSTDANNTLQIAELKENSGALPTEGAASEITSTAQHIRTKSTRLQTSSLSPSDSSRHKAVEFSSGAKSPSKSGAQTPKSPPEHYVQETPLMFSRCTSVSSLDSFESRSIASSVQSEPCSGIVSGIISPSDLPDSPGQTMPPSRSKTPPPAQGVQVKREVPKGKATTTEKREPGPRQAAVNAAVQRVQVLPDADTLLHFATESTPDGFSCSSSLSALSLDEPFIQKDAELRIMPPVHENEHGNEAEPEQSDDTKDNQEKKPEKPAEAEKDILDDSDDDIEILEACIISAMPTKSSRKTKKPSQASAPKIPPPVARKPSQLPVYKLLPSQSRLQSQKHVTFTPGDDMPRVYCVEGTPINFSTATSLSDLTIESPPSELANADNVGVGAESGEFEKRDTIPTEGRSTDDSQRAKSSAVTPLGLDDDKTEEGDILAECINSAMPKGKSHKPFRVKKIMDQIQQASSSPSNKNQPEGEKKKPTSPVKPVSQNNEYRARVRKSIEPKSNASNERGYPENRDAKKQNLKNNSREFHDKLPNNEERVRGSFAFDSPHHYTPIEGTPYCFSRNDSLSSLDFDDDDVDLSREKAELRKGKEGKEIESKECSNAEQSSNQEPSNRTQVCQKHPAGRSQTKTFPQSTKDIPDRGAATDEKMQNFAIENTPVCFSRNSSLSSLSDIDQENNNNKEGEPAKRPEAPEPQVESNRPQTSGYAPKSFHVEDTPVCFSRNSSLSSLSIDSEDDLLQECISSAMPKKKKPSRMKSDGEKNNSRNTGGILAEDLTLDLREIQRPDSEHGFSPDSENFDWKAIQEGANSIVSSLHQAAAAASLSRQASSDSDSILSLKSGISLGSPFHLTPDQEEKPFTSNKGPRIIKPGEKSTLESKKVESESRGIKGGKKVYKSMITGKARSNSEVSSLKQPQQTSVPSISRGRTMIHIPGVRNSSSSTSPVSKKGPPLKNMNSKSPSEGQSLTSSPRGAKSSVKPEPAPVTRQPSGLNQSGSSKGPSRSGSRDSTPSRPQQQPLSRPLQSPGRNSISPGRNGISPPNKLSQLPRTSSPSTASTKSSSSGRMSYTPPGRQMSQQNLTKQTALPKSTSSIPRSESASKGLNQTLSTGGSNKKTDLSRMPSTKSSGSESDRSERPVLVRQSTFIKEAPSPTLRRKLEESASFESLSPSRPDSPTRSQLQTPVLSPSLPDMSLSTHSPAQSSSWRKLAPNQSPTIEYDGRPAKRHDIARSHSESPSRLLINRSGTWKREHSKHSSSLPRVSTWRRTGSSSSILSASSESSEKAKSEDEKQHGGSLPGHKQSKESQAPAKGTWRKIKENEIPQIMNDPQHSSSGATNGSDSKTLIYQMAPAVSKTEDVWVRIEDCPINNPRSGRSPTGNTPPVIDSISEKGSVNGKDPKEIQEKQTPGNGGVPVRTVGLENRLNSFFQIDSQDKKGTETKPLQNNPVPAPEINESTVSERTPFSSSSSSKHSSPIGAVAARVTPFNYNPSRRKSSVDNSSARPSQIPTPVNNSTKKRDTKSENTDSSGTQSPKRHSGSYLVTSV, from the exons ATCTCTGCTGCTTGCGGAGCttgagaaggaagagaaagaaaaggactgGTATTATGCCCAGCTTCAGAACCTGACTAAAAGAATTGATAGTCTCCCCCTTACTGAAAAT TTCTCCTTGCAAACAGATATGACCAGAAGGCAGCTGGAGTATGAGGCCAGGCAAATCAGAGCTGCAATGGAAGAACAACTGGGCACTTGTCAGGACATGGAGAAGCGAGCACAG GCAAGGGTGGCCAGAATTCAACAAATTGAGAAGGACATTCTTCGTATACGTCAGCTCCTGCAATCAcaagcagctgaagcagag AGAGCACCTCAAAGCAAGCATGAGGCAGGTTCCCATGATATAGAGAGGCAGAATGAAGgtcaaggagcagcagaaatcaGTGTGGCAACCAGCAGTACTGGTCAG GGTTCTGCTGCTCGAGTGGACCATGAGACAGCCAGTGTTATGAGCTCTAGTAGTAACTATTCTGTTCCTCGCAGACTGACAAGTCATCTGGGTACCAAGGTAACCGAAGATTACAAACCACAG GTGGAAATGGTGTATTCATTGTTATCAATGCTTGGTACTCATGATAAAGATGACATGTCAAGAACATTGCTAGCAATGTCTAGCTCCCAGGACAGCTGCATAGCCATGCGTCAGTCTGGATGTCTTCCTCTCCTCATCCAGCTTTTACATGGCAACGATAAGGACTCTGTGTTGTTAGGAAACTCCCGTGGTAGTAAAGAGGCCCGTGCCAGAGCCAGCGCAGCACTGCACAACATCATTCACTCCCAGCCCGATGATAAGCGAGGCAGACGGGAAATCCGTGTGCTCCATCTCTTGGAGCAGATCCGTGCTTACTGTGAAACATGTTGGGAATGGCAGGAGGCACATGAACAAGGCATGGACCAAGACAAAAACCCAA TGCCTGCTCCAGTGGATCATCAGATTTGTCCTGCAGTGTGTGTTTTGATGAAACTTTCATTTGATGAAGAACACAGACATGCAATGAATGAGCTTG GAGGTTTGCAGGCCATTGCTGAACTGCTGCAAGTGGATTGTGAAATGTATGGACTCACAAATGACCACTATAGTGTTACCCTAAGGAGGTATGCTGGCATGGCTCTGACAAACCTGACTTTTGGAGATGTGGCAAACAAG GCTACATTATGTTCCATGAAGGGCTGCATGAGAGCTCTTGTAGCCCAGCTGAAATCTGAAAGCGAAGACTTACAGCAG GTCATTGCAAGTGTATTGAGGAACTTGTCCTGGCGAGCAGATGTAAATAGTAAAAAGACTCTAAGAGAAGTTGGAAGTGTGAAAGCATTGATGGAATGTGCTTTAGAAGTTAAGAAG GAATCCACCCTGAAAAGCGTTCTGAGTGCCTTATGGAACTTGTCAGCTCATTGCACTGGGAACAAAGCTGACATATGTGCTGTTGATGGTGCTCTTGCATTTCTGGTCGGCACACTGACATACCGGAGCCAAACAAACACTTTAGCCATCATAGAAAGTGGAGGAGGAATACTAAGAAATGTTTCTAGCCTAATTGCTACTAATGAGGACCATAG GCAAATCTTGCGAGAGAACAGCTGCTTACAAACCTTGTTACAACACTTGAAGTCACACAGTTTGACAATAGTTAGTAACGCATGTGGGACCCTGTGGAATCTCTCTGCTCGAAATGCAAAGGATCAGGAGGCGCTGTGGGACATGGGAGCCGTGAGCATGCTGAAAAACTTGATTCACTCAAAACACAAAATGATTGCCATGGGTAGTGCTGCAGCTCTACGGAACCTTATGGCAAACAGGCCAGCAAAGTACAAAGATGCCAACATTATGTCTCCAGGATCAAGCCTCCCATCCCTCCATGTCAGAAAGCAAAAGGCACTAGAAGCAGAATTAGATGCTCAGCATTTATCAGAGACTTTTGACAACATTGATAACTTGAGCCCGAAAGCATCTCACCGCAATAAGCAGAGACATAAACAAAACATATACAGTGAGTATGTCCTGGATGCCAGTCGCCATGATGATGGGGTGTGCAGGTCAGAGAGCTTTAATGCTGGCAATATGACTGTGCTCTCACCATATACCGTAAATACTACGGTATTGCCTGGCTCCTCATCTTCCAGTagaggaaatgcagaaaattctCGGTCTGAGAAAGACAGGAGTGTTGAAAGGGATCGAACAGTAGGTTTAAATACTTATCATCAAGCTGCAGAGAGTACTGGAAATTCTTCTAAGAGAATAGGAATGCAGATTTctactgctgcagctcagattGCCAAAGTTATGGAAGAAGTAACAAGCATGCACATTCCACAGGAAGACAGAAGTTCTGGTTCCACTTCTGAAATACACTGTTtgacagaagagagaaatgccCAGAGGAGATCAGCCTCTGCCCATACTCACTCAAATACATACTTTCCAAAATCCGAGAACTCAAACAGGACATGTCCTGTGCCTTATACAAAAATGGAATACAAAAGAGCTTCAAATGATAGTTTAAATAGTGTCAGTAGCAGTGATGGCTATGGTAAAAGAGGCCAGATGAAACCTTCCATTGAGTCTTACTCCGAAGATGATGAAAGCAAATTCTGTAGTTATGGCCAATATCCAGCTGACTTGGCACACAAGATTCATAGTGCAAATCACATGGATGACAATGATGGAGAACTAGACACTCCTATTAATTACAGTCTTAAATACTCAGATGAGCAGTTAAATTCTGGAAGGCAAAGTCCCTCCCAGAATGAAAGATGGGCAAGGCCTAAGCATATAATAGAAGAcgaaatgaaacaaaatgagCAAAGACAGTCAAGGAACCAAAATGCAGCCTACCCTGTGTATACTGAAAGTGGAGAGGATAAACACTTGAAATATCAGACACCTTTTGGACAGCAGGAGTGTGTTTCTTCCTTTAGATCAAGAGGATCCAGCGGCTCAGATCAGAACAGAGTAGGCCCAACTCTTGGAATGAATCAGAAAGTAAACCAGTCCTTGTGCCAGGTTGATGATTATGATGATGATAAGCCAACCAACTATAGTGAACGTTATTCTGAGGAGGAACAACATGAAGAGGAAGACAGACCAACTAATTACAGCATAAAGTACAATGAAGAGGAACATCATGTTGATCAGCCTATTGATTatagtttaaaatattcaaCAGAAGTTCCAGCACCTTCTCAGAAGCCATCTTTTACTTTTCCAAAGACAACTTCAGTGCAACTCAATAAACCTGACCATATTCCCTCAAGCAGTGGAAGCACATCAACCCCCTCAACTGGTTCAAAGAGGCAGAACCAGCTTCACCcaagctctgcacagagcagaagtGGTCATGCACAGAAGAACGCCTCCTGTAAGGCTCCCTCTATTAATCAGGAAACTATACAAACTTACTGTGTGGAAGATACCCCAATATGTTTTTCAAGGTGTAGCTCGTTGTCATCCTTGTCATCAGCTGAAGATGAAATAGGACGTGATCAATCCACACGTAGCACAGATGCCAATAACACGCTGCAGATTGCAGAACTGAAGGAGAACAGTGGGGCTCTACCTACAGAAGGTGCAGCAAGTGAAATCACATCAACAGCACAACACATCAGAACAAAATCGACTAGACTTCAGACTTCTAGCTTGTCTCCTTCTGATTCCTCTAGACATAAAGCTGTTGAATTTTCTTCAGGTGCCAAATCTCCCTCGAAGAGTGGAGCCCAAACTCCTAAAAGCCCACCAGAACATTATGTACAGGAAACACCACTCATGTTCAGCAGATGTACTTCTGTAAGTTCCCTGGATAGTTTTGAAAGCCGTTCAATTGCTAGTTCAGTTCAAAGTGAGCCTTGCAGTGGAATAGTAAGTGGTATTATAAGTCCCAGTGACCTTCCAGACAGCCCTGGACAAACAATGCCTCCAAGCAGAAGTAAAACACCACCACCTGCTCAAGGAGTTCAAGTTAAAAGAGAGGTACCTAAAGGAAAAGCAACCACTACAGAGAAGAGAGAGCCTGGTCCTAGACAGGCAGCTGTAAATGCAGCTGTTCAGAGAGTTCAGGTACTGCCAGATGCTGATACACTATTACATTTTGCTACAGAAAGCACACCGGATGggttttcttgctcttctagCCTGAGTGCTCTTAGCCTTGATGAGCCATTTATACAGAAGGATGCAGAGTTAAGAATTATGCCTCCAGTTCATGAAAACGAGCATGGAAATGAAGCAGAACCTGAACAGTCAGATGATACAAAGGATAACCAGGAGAAGAAACCAGAGAAGccagctgaagcagaaaaagacaTTCTGGATGATTCTGATGATGATATTGAAATACTGGAAGCGTGTATTATTTCTGCAATGCCAACGAAGTCTTCACGTAAAACCAAAAAGCCTTCTCAAGCGTCTGCTCCAAAAATACCTCCTCCTGTAGCCAGAAAGCCCAGCCAGTTGCCAGTTTACAAACTTTTGCCTTCACAAAGCAGACTGCAATCACAAAAGCACGTAACTTTTACACCAGGAGATGATATGCCACGGGTGTATTGTGTTGAGGGTACACCAATAAATTTTTCAACAGCTACATCTCTGAGTGACCTGACAATAGAATCCCCCCCAAGTGAGCTGGCCAATGCAGACAATGTGGGTGTGGGAGCAGAGTCAGGGGAGTTTGAAAAGCGGGACACCATTCCTACAGAAGGCAGAAGTACTGATGATTCTCAGAGAGCAAAAAGCTCAGCTGTGACTCCCCTTGGCCTGGATGATGACAAAACAGAAGAGGGTGATATTCTGGCTGAGTGCATTAACTCAGCTATgccaaaaggaaaaagtcaCAAACCTTTCAGAGTGAAGAAGATAATGGATCAAATTCAACAGGCATCTTCATCTCCAAGTAATAAAAACCAACCAGAAGGTGAGAAAAAGAAGCCAACATCACCAGTAAAGCCTGTTTCCCAAAACAATGAATACAGAGCACGTGTGCGAAAAAGCATAGAACCCAAAAGCAATGCTAGTAATGAAAGAGGCTATCCAGAGAACAGAGATGCAAAGAAACAGaaccttaaaaataattcaagagAGTTTCATGACAAATTGCCAAATAATGAAGAGCGTGTAAGAGGAAGCTTTGCATTTGATTCCCCTCATCATTATACACCTATTGAGGGAACTCCTTACTGTTTTTCACGGAATGATTCCCTGAGTTCTTTAGattttgatgatgatgatgttgaCCTTTCAAGGGAGAAGGCAGaattaagaaaaggaaaagaaggaaaggaaattgaaaGTAAAGAGTGCTCTAACGCAGAACAGTCTTCAAATCAAGAGCCAAGTAACAGGACACAAGTGTGTCAAAAACACCCAGCAGGCAGAAGCCAGACAAAAACTTTTCCTCAGTCAACTAAAGATATTCCAGACAGAGGAGCAGCTACAGatgagaaaatgcagaattttgctATTGAAAACAcacctgtttgtttttctcGCAATTCATCTCTTAGCTCCCTCAGTGATATTGATCAggaaaacaataacaacaaagaAGGGGAACCTGCAAAACGTCCTGAGGCTCCTGAGCCACAAGTGGAATCCAACAGACCACAGACTTCTGGTTATGCACCTAAATCATTTCACGTTGAAGATACTCCTGTGTGCTTCTCTAGAAACAGCTCTTTGAGTTCTCTTAGCATTGACTCAGAAGATGATCTTCTGCAGGAATGCATTAGTTCTGCTAtgcctaaaaagaaaaagccctcaAGAATGAAGAGTGatggtgaaaaaaataattccagaaaCACAGGTGGTATACTAGCAGAAGATTTAACACTGGATTTAAGAGAGATACAGAGGCCAGATTCAGAACATGGTTTTTCACCTGATTCGGAAAACTTTGACTGGAAAGCTATACAAGAAGGTGCAAATTCTATAGTTAGTAGCTTGCATCAAGCTGCGGCTGCTGCATCACTGTCTAGACAAGCTTCATCAGACTCTGACTCTATCCTTTCATTAAAATCTGGTATTTCTTTAGGGTCACCATTTCATCTTACCCCAGACCAAGAAGAAAAACCTTTCACTAGTAATAAAGGTCCAAGAATTATTAAGCCAGGAGAGAAGAGTACACTGGAGTCTAAAAAAGTAGAATCAGAAAGTAGGGGAATCAAAGGGGGGAAGAAAGTATATAAAAGTATGATCACAGGAAAAGCACGTTCTAATTCAGAAGTTTCAAGTTTGAAGCAACCACAACAGACAAGTGTGCCTTCAATTTCACGTGGTAGAACAATGATTCATATTCCAGGAGTTCGAAATAGTTCTTCAAGTACTAGTCCTGTTTCCAAAAAAGGACCCCCACTCAAAAACATGAATTCCAAGAGTCCCAGTGAAGGCCAAAGTTTGACTAGTTCTCCAAGAGGAGCCAAATCATCAGTGAAGCCTGAGCCAGCTCCTGTGACTAGGCAGCCATCAGGGTTGAACCAGAGTGGATCAAGTAAAGGACCTTCTAGATCAGGATCTAGAGACTCCACTCCTTCTagacctcagcagcagccattAAGTAGACCTCTGCAATCTCCTGGACGAAACTCCATTTCCCCAGGAAGAAATGGTATCAGTCCTCCCAACAAACTATCACAGTTGCCAAGAACAtcatctcccagcacagcttcaaCTAAATCCTCAAGTTCAGGTAGAATGTCATACACACCACCAGGCAGGCAGATGAGCCAGCAAAACCTTACAAAGCAAACTGCCTTACCTAAGAGTACCAGTAGCATTCCGCGTAGTGAATCTGCTTCAAAGGGGTTAAACCAAACTCTCAGCACTGGTGGATCAAACAAAAAGACTGACCTATCCAGAATGCCATCCACAAAGTCTAGTGGAAGTGAATCTGACAGATCTGAGAGACCTGTTCTTGTTCGTCAGTCAACTTTTATTAAAGAGGCTCCGAGCCCGACTCTGAGACGGAAATTAGAAGAGTCAGCTTCATTTGAATCTCTGTCGCCTTCCAGGCCAGATTCTCCCACAAGATCCCAACTACAGACCCCAGTTCTAAGTCCTTCTCTTCCTGATATGTCTTTATCCACTCATTCACCTGCCCAGAGTAGCAGTTGGCGAAAATTAGCCCCTAATCAGAGCCCTACTATAGAATATGATGGGAGACCAGCAAAGCGTCATGACATAGCTCGTTCCCATTCTGAGAGTCCATCTAGGCTGCTGATCAACAGATCAGGGACATGGAAGCGTGAGCACAGTAAGCATTCCTCATCACTTCCTCGTGTAAGCACTTGGCGGAGAACTGGAAGTTCCTCCTCAATCCTGTCAGCTTCTTCAGAATCCAGTGAAAAGGCAAAAAGTGAAGATGAAAAGCAGCATGGAGGTTCTCTCCCTGGACACAAGCAAAGTAAAGAAAGCCAAGCACCAGCAAAAGGTacttggagaaaaataaaagaaaatgaaattcctCAGATAATGAATGATCCTCAGCATTCTTCTTCAGGTGCCACAAATGGCTCTGATTCCAAAACCCTCATCTATCAGATGGCTCCAGCTGTCTCTAAGACAGAGGATGTGTGGGTGAGGATAGAGGACTGCCCAATTAACAACCCTCGATCTGGAAGGTCCCCAACTGGAAATACTCCCCCTGTTATTGACAGTATTTCAGAGAAAGGGAGTGTGAATGGTAAAGATCCTAAAGAGATTCAAGAAAAGCAAACGCCAGGGAATGGAGGTGTTCCTGTTCGTACCGTTGGCTTAGAAAACCGTCTAAACTCTTTCTTTCAGATAGACAGTCAAGACAAGAAAGGCACTGAAACAAAGCCTCTGCAGAATAATCCCGTTCCTGCACCAGAAATTAACGAAAGTACTGTTAGCGAGCGTACTCCATTCAGTTCCAGTAGCTCAAGCAAGCACAGCTCCCCCATCGGTGCTGTGGCAGCAAGGGTGACTCCTTTCAACTACAACCCAAGCCGCAGGAAGAGCAGCGTGGACAATAGCTCTGCTCGGCCCTCACAGATACCAACCCCAGTGAATAACAGCACCAAGAAACGTGACACCAAGTCTGAAAACACTGACTCCAGTGGAACACAAAGCCCTAAACGTCACTCTGGCTCTTATCTGGTAACTTCTGTTTAa